One Miscanthus floridulus cultivar M001 chromosome 11, ASM1932011v1, whole genome shotgun sequence DNA window includes the following coding sequences:
- the LOC136491632 gene encoding two-component response regulator ORR42-like produces MASGNQGSAPRALVVEDIKVDCVILMHMLHKLNCEVTAVENGKEAIDLFVEGKTFDIVFLDKDMPIMSGPEAVAKIRAIGPTEVKIIGVSADFGGREAFMQAGADVFVPKPVKLETLEAMLEVVISKKNMSG; encoded by the exons ATGGCATCCGGGAACCAAGGGTCTGCCCCAAGGGCATTAGTTGTCGAGGATATCAAAGTTGATTGTGTGATTCTCATGCATATGTTGCACAAACTTAACTGCGAGGTTACTGCTGTTGAGAATGGGAAAGAAGCTATTGACCTTTTTGTGGAAGGGAAAACATTTGACATTGTTTTCTTAGATAAGGATATGCCCATAATGTCGGGTCCTGAG GCTGTGGCCAAGATCCGTGCCATTGGACCTACTGAGGTGAAAATTATTGGGGTCTCAGCAGATTTTGGTGGCCGGGAGGCATTCATGCAAGCTGGTGCTGATGTGTTTGTGCCCAAACCAGTGAAGCTTGAGACTCTCGAGGCTATGCTCGAGGTGGTCATTAGCAAGAAGAACATGAGCGGCTAG